From a single Brassica napus cultivar Da-Ae chromosome C9, Da-Ae, whole genome shotgun sequence genomic region:
- the LOC106432831 gene encoding IAA-amino acid hydrolase ILR1-like 2 encodes MANLNNLLLFTLTFQLLFSLHVSSESSHTTGDASQFPKKFLELAKTPEVFDWMVRIRRKIHENPELGYQEFETSKLIRSELDIIGVKYRHPVAVTGVIGYIGTGEPPFVALRADMDALTMQEGVEWEHKSKVAGKMHACAHDGHVAMLLGAAKLLQQHRHVLQGTVVLIFQPAEEGLGGAKKMIEEGALKHVEAIFGIHFTNRVPLGKAASRPGSMLAGSAFFEAVITGKGGHAAIPQHTVDPVIAASSVVLSLQHLVSRETDPLDSKVVTVSKVNGGDAFNVIPDSVTIGGTLRAFTSFSQLEQRVKEVITNQATVHRCNASVNLRPNGKEPLPPTVNDVGLYKQFKNMVGDLLGEESFVEASPIMGGEDFSYFAEAIPGHFAFLGMQDETKSYASAHSSLYRVNEDALHYGAAVHASMAVQYLKDPINQKAFMTNFEVTQRQVFHW; translated from the exons atGGCTAATCTCAACAACCTTTTGCTCTTCACTTTGACTTTCCAACTTCTCTTCTCACTTCACGTTTCATCGGAATCTTCACACACCACCGGCGATGCATCTCAATTCCCGAAGAAGTTCCTCGAACTCGCGAAAACTCCGGAGGTTTTCGATTGGATGGTGAGAATCAGAAGGAAGATCCACGAGAATCCGGAGCTGGGTTACCAAGAATTCGAGACCAGCAAACTCATTCGATCAGAGCTGGACATCATCGGAGTCAAGTACAGGCATCCCGTCGCTGTGACCGGCGTGATTGGCTACATCGGCACCGGAGAACCTCCGTTCGTTGCGCTGAGAGCTGACATGGATGCGTTGACTATGCAG GAAGGTGTCGAGTGGGAGCACAAGAGCAAAGTTGCTGGTAAGATGCACGCTTGTGCACACGACGGCCATGTTGCTATGCTTCTTGGTGCTGCCAAGCTTCTTCAACAACATCGCCACGTGTTACAG GGAACTGTGGTGCTTATATTCCAGCCAGCTGAAGAAGGTTTGGGTGGAGCGAAGAAGATGATTGAAGAAGGAGCTTTGAAGCATGTGGAAGCCATTTTCGGGATTCATTTTACCAACCGTGTTCCTTTAGGCAAAGCAGCTTCACGTCCAGGTTCCATGCTGGCTGGATCTGCATTCTTTGAAGCTGTAATCACAGGGAAAGGAGGTCATGCTGCCATCCCGCAACATACAGTAGATCCAGTTATTGCAGCTTCAAGTGTTGTCCTCAGTCTTCAACATTTGGTCTCACGTGAAACTGACCCTTTGGATTCAAAG GTGGTCACAGTTTCTAAGGTTAACGGAGGCGATGCCTTCAATGTAATCCCTGATTCGGTCACCATAGGAGGAACTCTCCGAGCCTTCACCAGTTTTTCTCAGCTTGAACAGAGAGTCAAAGAG GTTATTACCAACCAAGCAACAGTTCACAGATGCAATGCATCAGTGAATCTAAGACCAAACGGCAAAGAACCACTCCCACCAACTGTGAACGATGTTGGCTTATACAAGCAGTTCAAGAACATGGTCGGAGATTTGTTGGGTGAAGAATCTTTTGTGGAAGCATCGCCTATTATGGGAGGAGAAGATTTCTCCTACTTTGCGGAAGCAATCCCTGGCCATTTCGCTTTCCTAGGAATGCAAGATGAGACCAAAAGTTACGCATCAGCTCATTCTTCGCTCTATAGAGTCAACGAGGATGCGCTTCATTACGGTGCTGCTGTCCATGCGTCAATGGCCGTACAGTACCTCAAGGATCCGATAAACCAAAAGGCTTTCATGACGAACTTTGAAGTCACTCAACGTCAGGTTTTTCATTGGTAA
- the LOC106432835 gene encoding malate dehydrogenase 3, cytoplasmic: MEVVGGEVDYTFVIQKSLVLLLCVVLSWKMIVYMCNLLKIEKEPIRVLVTGAAGNIGYAIAPTIARGMMLGQDQPMILHLLDIEPASKSLEAVKMELQDSAFPLLHGVFATTNIDEACKGVNIAIMIGGFARKEGMERREVMSKNAVIFKAQASALERYASDDCKVLVVANPANTNALILKEFAPSIPEENITCLTRLDHNRAQARLAEKLSVPVSSVKNVIVWGNHSSTQYPDSNHATVSTKTGDQPVNELLVADQKWLKNEFITEVQQRGAEILRARRQSSALSAASAACDHIHDWFLGTPKGNWVSMGVCSDGSYGIPPGLVYSFPVICEKGSWKIVQGLNIDEFSREKMDDSARELAEEKALAYSCLNV; encoded by the exons ATGGAGGTCGTCGGAGGAGAAGTTGATTATACTTTTGTTATTCAGAAATCTTTGGTACTCTTGTTATGCGTTGTTCTGTCATGGAAAATGATAGTATACATGTGCAATTTGTTAAAGATTGAGAAAGAACCTATAAGGGTTCTGGTCACTGGTGCAGCAG GGAACATAGGATATGCAATAGCTCCAACGATTGCACGAGGTATGATGCTAGGTCAAGACCAACCCATGATTCTGCATTTACTTGATATAGAACCAGCTTCAAAATCACTAGAAGCTGTGAAGATGGAGCTTCAAGATTCAGCCTTCCCTCTCCTCCACGGCGTCTTCGCGACAACAAATATTGACGAAGCATGTAAAGGTGTGAATATCGCAATAATGATCGGCGGATTCGCAAGAAAAGAAGGCATGGAAAGAAGAGAAGTGATGTCAAAAAATGCGGTGATATTTAAAGCTCAAGCTTCAGCTCTAGAGCGATATGCATCAGATGATTGCAAGGTTCTCGTTGTAGCAAACCCAGCGAACACAAATGCCCTGATTTTAAAAGAGTTTGCACCGTCGATCCCGGAAGAAAACATCACTTGCCTGACACGTCTCGATCATAACCGAGCTCAAGCTCGCCTCGCAGAGAAGCTAAGTGTTCCCGTCAGCAGCGTGAAGAACGTGATCGTCTGGGGAAACCACTCTTCAACTCAGTATCCAGACAGCAATCATGCAACGGTCTCTACAAAGACCGGAGATCAACCGGTGAACGAACTACTTGTCGCTGATCAGAAATGGCTGAAGAACGAGTTTATTACAGAAGTTCAGCAACGTGGAGCAGAGATTCTAAGGGCACGGAGACAGTCGAGTGCTTTATCAGCTGCTAGCGCAGCTTGTGACCATATTCATGATTGGTTTCTTGGAACACCTAAAGGGAATTGGGTTTCTATGGGTGTTTGTTCTGATGGCTCTTACGGTATACCACCTGGTTTGGTTTACTCGTTTCCGGTTATCTGCGAGAAAGGGAGTTGGAAGATCGTACAAGGACTAAATATTGACGAGTTCTCCAGAGAGAAAATGGATGACTCTGCAAGAGAGCTAGCTGAAGAGAAGGCTTTAGCTTATTCATGTCTGAATGTATAG
- the LOC106432810 gene encoding uncharacterized protein LOC106432810 yields MAKSEGSSSSARSSYKKKVDGPLCYCNKRSTPAKAWTDENPGRRFWCCGSHGFVDWIDKQEQNEWQKQSLLEARGVMDRQREEIRNLKQLLSTASQPATSEDSTALLLEEGDRLAEEKKKLEIALITSVGKEKLLRQFIALSMGGFAVVTIILVITILKK; encoded by the coding sequence ATGGCTAAGAGTGAAGGCTCGAGTTCTAGTGCAAGGTCATCCTATAAGAAGAAGGTCGACGGTCCGTTATGCTACTGTAATAAGAGATCGACTCCGGCGAAGGCATGGACAGATGAGAATCCGGGTAGAAGATTTTGGTGCTGCGGTTCTCATGGGTTTGTCGATTGGATTGATAAGCAGGAGCAAAATGAATGGCAGAAACAAAGTTTACTGGAGGCGAGAGGCGTGATGGATCGCCAGAGAGAAGAAATCAGAAATCTGAAACAGTTGCTTAGCACAGCTTCTCAACCAGCCACATCTGAAGATTCAACTGCATTATTGTTGGAGGAAGGGGACAGACTCGCAGAGGAGAAGAAAAAACTTGAAATTGCTCTTATCACATCAGTTGGAAAGGAGAAATTGCTAAGGCAATTCATTGCTCTTTCGATGGGAGGCTTCGCTGTTGTCACAATCATCCTTGTCATTACCATTCTGAAGAAGTAG
- the LOC106432802 gene encoding 60S ribosomal protein L31-3 gives MSEKKGRKEEVVTREYTINLHRRLHSCTFKKKAPKAIKEIRKFAEKAMGTKDVRVDVKLNKQIWSRGIRGPPRRIRVRVARKRNDDEDAKEEFFSLVTVAEIPAEGLSGLGTKVIDEED, from the exons ATGTCTGAGAAAAAGGGAAGGAAAGAGGAAGTGGTGACCAGAGAGTACACCATCAACCTCCACAGACGCCTTCACAGCTG TACCTTTAAGAAGAAGGCACCAAAGGCCATCAAGGAGATAAGGAAGTTTGCAGAGAAAGCCATGGGGACAAAGGACGTTAGGGTAGACGTTAAGTTGAACAAGCAGATATGGAGCAGAGGTATCAGAGGTCCTCCAAGGAGGATTAGGGTGCGTGTTGCTCGTAAGAGAAACGACGATGAAGACGCAAAGGAAGAGTTTTTCTCACTTGTCACCGTTGCTGAGATCCCTGCCGAAGGACTCAGTGGACTCGGTACAAAGGTCATTGACGAGGAGGATTGA
- the LOC106432840 gene encoding ATP-dependent 6-phosphofructokinase 7, which yields MSNPKSNKPKIVNGPGGYILQDVPHLVDYLPDLPTYPNPLQDNPAYSVVKQYFVDADDSVPEKIVVHKDGPRGVHFRRAGPRQKVYFESDEVHACIVTCGGLCPGLNTVIREIVSSLSYMYGVKRILGIDGGYRGFYAKNTIPLNSKVVNDIHKRGGTILGTSRGGHDTTKIVDSIQDRGINQVYIIGGDGTQRGASVIFEEIRRRGLKVAVVGIPKTIDNDIPVIDKSFGFDTAVEEAQRAINAAHVEAESNENGIGFVKLMGRYSGFIAMYATLASRDVDCCLIPESPFYLEGEGGLLEFIEKRIKENGHMVIVLAEGAGQELMSKSMESNTDASGNKLLKDVGLWLSQSIKDYFKKINMVMNLKYIDPTYMIRAVPSNASDNVYCTLLAQSAVHGAMAGYTGYTSGLVNGRQTYIPYYRITEKQNNVVITDRMWARLLSSTNQPSFLGPKDIPEEKKEMPEKSTLDGENCDGVVDIPPVTKEITK from the exons ATGTCTAATCCAAAGAGTAACAAGCCAAAGATCGTCAACGGTCCTGGTGGTTATATACTACAGGATGTTCCTCATCTCGTTGATTACCTTCCTGATCTTCCT ACTTACCCAAATCCATTACAAGACAACCCAGCTTACTCTGTTGTTAA GCAGTACTTTGTTGATGCGGATGATAGTGTTCCTGAGAAG ATTGTAGTCCACAAGGATGGTCCAAGAGGAGTCCATTTCAGACGCGCTGGCCCGCGCCAAAAGGTTTACTTTGAGTCCGATGAAGTCCACGCTTGCATCGTCACATGTGGAGGTCTCTGTCCTGGTCTCAACACCGTAATTAGAGAGATAGTGAGCAGCTTGTCATACATGTATGGAGTAAAGAGAATTCTTGGAATCGAT GGTGGATACAGGGGATTCTATGCCAAGAACACTATCCCCTTAAACTCCAAAGTTGTGAACGATATCCATAAACGCGGAGGAACGATCCTCGGGACCTCACGAGGTGGACATGATACCACGAAGATTGTTGATAGCATCCAAGACCGAGGAATCAATCAGGTTTACATCATTGGTGGAGATGGAACACAGAGAGGAGCTTCAGTTATATTTGAG GAAATTAGAAGGCGTGGACTCAAAGTTGCTGTGGTTGGAATCCCTAAAACAATCGATAACGACATACCAGTGATAGATAAATCTTTTGGGTTTGATACTGCTGTGGAGGAGGCTCAGCGAGCTATCAACGCAGCACATGTTGAAGCCGAGAGTAACGAGAATGGTATCGGTTTCGTTAAGCTTATGGGTCGCTACAGTG GATTCATAGCGATGTATGCTACATTAGCTAGCAGAGATGTCGATTGCTGTTTGATTCCCGAGTCACCGTTTTACCTGGAAGGAGAAGGTGGACTGTTGGAGTTCATTGAGAAACGGATCAAGGAGAATGGTCACATGGTGATTGTTCTTGCTGAAGGAGCAGGGCAAGAGTTGATGTCCAAAAGCATGGAATCCAACACTGACGCCTCTGGTAACAAGCTTCTTAAAGATGTCGGCTTGTGGCTATCCCAAAGCATCAag GATTATTTTAAGAAGATTAATATGGTGATGAATCTCAAATACATAGATCCTACATACATGATCCGGGCTGTTCCAAGCAATGCATCAGACAACGTTTACTGTACACTTCTTGCTCAGAGCGCGGTTCATGGTGCAATGGCCGGTTACACTGGCTACACCAGTGGTCTTGTCAATGGAAGACAAACATACATTCCTTACTAC AGGATAACAGAGAAGCAGAACAATGTGGTGATTACGGATAGAATGTGGGCAAGGCTGTTGTCTTCTACGAATCAACCAAGTTTCTTGGGCCCTAAGGATATACCTgaggagaagaaagagatgCCGGAGAAGTCAACTCTTGACGGCGAAAACTGTGACGGAGTTGTCGATATTCCTCCGGTGACTAAAGAGATCACTAAGTGA
- the LOC106432830 gene encoding asparagine--tRNA ligase, cytoplasmic 1, whose product MGGDIPPPVDELAAVSLTNDEASSSTVQKARFSDRVRIQSILGRPDGGAGLAGQKVRISGWVKTGREQGKGAFAFLEVNDGSCPANLQVMVDASVSDLSKLIATGTCVTVDGYLKLPPEGKGTKQKIELSVVEVIDLGTVDPGTYPIPKTKLTLERLREFLHLRARTNSISAIARIRHALAIATHTFFDEEGFLYVQTPIITTSDCEGAGEMFQVTTLISTTEKLERELIENPPPTEADVEAARVVVKERGEAVAELKAAKASKEAILASVAELNDAKANFAATEARSRLKPGLPKVDGKIDYSQDFFGRQAFLTVSGQLQVETYACGLSDVYTFGPTFRAENSHTSRHLAEFWMVEPELAFADLEDDMNCAEAYVKYMCKWLLEKRYDDMELMAKNFDKGCIDRLKLVASTPFGRLTYTEAIKILEEAVAKGKNFDNAVEWGIDLASEHERYLTEVVFQKPLIVYNYPKGIKAFYMRLNDDGKTVAAMDVLVPKVGELIGGSQREERIDVIMERLEEIGLPVEPYEWYLDLRRYGTAKHSGFGLGFERMVLFATGMDNIRDVIPFPRYPGRADL is encoded by the exons ATGGGTGGAGACATTCCGCCGCCGGTAGATGAACTAGCCGCCGTCTCCTTGACCAACGATGAAGCCTCCTCTTCAACAGTGCAGAAAGCGCGTTTTTCCGATCGGGTACGCATCCAATCGATCTTGGGCCGACCCGACGGAGGAGCCGGACTCGCGGGTCAGAAGGTCCGAATCAGCGGGTGGGTGAAAACGGGGAGGGAGCAAGGGAAAGGGGCTTTCGCTTTTCTCGAGGTGAACGATGGGTCGTGCCCGGCGAATCTCCAGGTTATGGTGGACGCTTCCGTATCGGATCTCTCAAAGCTGATCGCGACGGGGACTTGCGTGACCGTCGATGGGTATTTGAAGCTTCCTCCGGAAGGTAAAGGTACGAAGCAGAAGATTGAGCTTAGCGTTGTGGAGGTGATTGATTTGGGTACGGTGGATCCTGGTACGTACCCGATTCCGAAGACGAAGCTGACTCTTGAGAGATTGAGAGAGTTTCTTCATCTTCGTGCAAGGACCAACTCG atctcaGCTATTGCAAGAATCCGTCACGCTCTTGCTATTGCAACCCACAccttctttgatgaagaaggttTCCTTTACGTTCAGACTCCGATCATCACCACAAGTGATTGCGAAGGTGCTGGTGAAATGTTCCAAGTGACGACATTGATCAGTACAACTGAGAAGCTTGAGAGGGAACTCATTGAGAACCCTCCTCCTACCGAGGCCGACGTCGAAGCTGCGAGGGtcgttgtcaaggagagaggcGAAGCTGTGGCGGAGCTCAAAGCTGCTAAAGCGAGCAAGGAAGCGATCCTCGCTTCCGTTGCTGAGCTCAATGATGCGAAGGCGAATTTTGCCGCGACTGAAGCGAGGTCAAGGCTCAAGCCTGGTTTGCCTAAAGTCGATGGGAAGATTGATTACTCGCAAGATTTCTTCGGTCGCCAAGCTTTCTTGACAGTCTCTGGTCAGTTGCAAGTGGAGACTTATGCTTGTGGTCTTAGCGACGTGTATACGTTTGGTCCCACCTTCAGGGCGGAGAACTCTCACACCTCAAGGCATCTTGCTGAGTTCTGGATGGTTGAGCCGGAGTTAGCTTTCGCTGATCTTGAG GACGATATGAACTGCGCAGAAGCATATGTGAAATACATGTGCAAGTGGCTGCTTGAGAAACGTTATGATGATATGGAACTCATGGCTAAGAACTTCGACAAGGGATGCATTGACAGGCTGAAACTTGTTGCCTCGACTCCTTTTGGTCGTCTAACGTACACGGAAGCGATAAAGATACTTGAGGAAGCTGTGGCTAAAGGAAAGAACTTTGATAATGCTGTGGAATGGGGTATCGACTTAGCATCTGAGCACGAAAG ATACTTGACAGAGGTTGTGTTTCAGAAGCCTCTTATTGTGTACAACTACCCGAAAGGAATCAAAGCTTTCTACATGAGACTTAACGACGATGGAAAGACAGTTGCTGCCATGGATGTCCTCGTTCCAAAG GTTGGAGAACTCATTGGTGGAAGCCAAAGAGAAGAACGTATTGACGTCATCATGGAAAG gCTTGAGGAGATTGGTTTACCAGTAGAGCCATATGAGTGGTACTTGGACTTGCGACGTTACGGAACAGCGAAGCATTCAGGGTTTGGACTTGGGTTCGAGCGTATGGTTCTGTTTGCTACGGGGATGGACAACATCAGAGACGTTATTCCCTTCCCTCGCTATCCTGGAAGAGCTGATCTTTGA
- the LOC106432832 gene encoding 40S ribosomal protein S30 — MGKVHGSLARAGKVRGQTPKVAKQDKKKKPRGRAHKRLQHNRRFVTAVVGFGKKRGPNSSEK; from the exons ATGG GCAAAGTTCACGGTTCTTTAGCGCGTGCTGGTAAGGTGAGAGGACAGACACCGAAAGTAGCAAAGcaagataagaagaagaaacccaGAGGACGTGCTCACAAGCGTCTTCAACACAATCGCCGTTTCGTTACCGCCG TTGTTGGTTTCGGTAAGAAGAGAGGACCCAACTCTTCTGAGAAGTAG
- the LOC106432836 gene encoding zinc protease PQQL-like gives MDLISGESSKVLRKQGFRSLKLMSVDMEQELGNEPEPFGADYGRLDNGLVYYVRRNSKPRMRAALALAVKVGSVLEDEDQRGVAHIVEHLAFSATTKYTNHDIVKFLESIGAEFGPCQNAMTTADETIYELFVPVDKPELLSQAISILAEFSSEIRVSKEDLEKERGAVMEEYRGNRNATGRMQDSHWQLMMEGSKYAERLPIGLEKVIRSVPAATVKKFYQKWYHLCNMAVVAVGDFPDTKTVVDLIKTHFEDKRSSSNPPEIPFFPVPSHEDTRFSCFVESEAAGSAVMISYKMPVSDLKTVKDYRDMLAESMFLHALNQRLFKISRRKDPPFFACSVAADVLVSPLKAYIMSSSCKEKGTLASLESMLLEVARVRLHGFSDREISVVRALMMSEIESAYLERDQIQSTSLRDEYIQHFLHKEPVIGIEYEAQLQKSLLPQISASDVSRYSEKLRTSCGCVIKTMEPRSAATVDDMRNVVSKVNSLGEEMKIAPWDEEKIPEEVVDEKPTPGDVTHQLEYPEVGVTELTLSNGMQVCYKSTDFLDDQVLFTGFAYGGLSELPESDYISCSMGSTIAGEIGMFGYKPSMLMDMLAGKRVEVSARLGPYMRTFSCDCSPTDLETALQLVYQLFTTNVMPQEEEVGIVMQMAEEAVRARERDPYTVFANRVKELNYGNSYFFRPIRINELRKVDPVKACEYFNSCFRDPSTFTVVIVGNLDPSIALPLILQYLGGIPKPSQPILNFNRDDLKGLPFTFPTKITREFVRSPMVEAQCSVQLCFPVQLTNGTMIEEIHCIGFLGKLLETKIIQFLRFTHGQIYSAEVSVFLGGNKPSRTADLRGDISVNFSCDPEISSKLVDLALEEIVRLQEEGPSQEDISAILEIEQRAHENGLQENYYWLDRILRGYQSRVYAGDLGASCQILEEGRLRMRESLAPQTAQAALQRILPHPCKKQYTAVILMPQRSRFGFLSSIFASSPETRYIRDTKILAGIAGLAVLVFSIWRYSRK, from the exons ATGGATTTGATATCGGGAGAGAGCTCGAAGGTGTTGAGGAAACAAGGATTCAGATCGCTGAAACTGATGAGTGTGGATATGGAGcaggagctcggaaacgagccTGAGCCTTTCGGTGCCGACTACGGAAGACTCGACAATGGCCTCGTCTACTACGTCCGACGAAACTCCAAACCTAGAATGAGAGCCGCTCTTGCTCTCGCCGTCAAAGTTGG TTCAGTTTTGGAAGACGAGGATCAGCGTGGAGTTGCTCATATTGTAGAGCATCTTGCGTTTAGTGCGACAACGAAATACACGAATCATGATATAGTCAAGTTCTTAGAGAGCATCGGCGCTGAGTTTGGGCCCTGTCAAAACGCAATGACTACAGCGGATGAGACCATATACGAATTGTTCGTCCCGGTCGATAAGCCTGAATTGCTATCTCAGGCTATTTCCATTTTAGCAGAGTTCAGCTCCGAG ATTCGAGTCTCCAAGGAAGATTTGGAAAAAGAAAGAGGTGCTGTTATGGAAGAGTACCGAGGCAACCGTAATGCTACGGGAAGGATGCAGGATTCGCATTGGCAGTTGATGATGGAAGGTTCAAAG TATGCTGAACGTTTACCTATTGGTTTGGAGAAAGTGATCCGGTCTGTTCCTGCTGCAACTGTGAAGAAATTCTACCAGAAGTGGTATCATTTATGCAATATGGCAGTTGTCGCTGTTGGTGATTTTCCAGATACAAAG ACTGTAGTTGATTTGATTAAGACACACTTCGAGGATAAAAGATCAAGTAGTAATCCTCCAGAGATACCATTCTTTCCTGTTCCTTCTCATGAAGATACACGGTTCTCTTGCTTTGTTGAGTCTGAAGCAGCTGGG TCTGCAGTCATGATTAGCTATAAGATGCCCGTAAGTGATCTGAAGACGGTGAAAGATTATAGGGATATGCTTGCAGAATCAATGTTTCTGCATGCTCTTAACCAGAGACTCTTCAAAATATCTCGTAGAAAGGACCCTCCATTTTTTGCGTGCTCTGTTGCTGCTGATGTCCTGGTGAGCCCATTGAAGGCCTATATAATGAGTTCTTCTTGTAAAGAGAAAGGAACCCTGGCATCCCTAGAGTCTATGCTTCTCGAG GTTGCTAGGGTACGCCTTCACGGGTTCTCAGACCGTGAAATATCTGTTGTTCGAGCTCTCATGATGTCGGAGATTGAATCTGCCTATCTGGAACGTGATCAAATCCAATCAACTAGCTTGCGAGATGAATATATACAG CATTTCCTTCACAAGGAACCTGTTATTGGGATTGAGTACGAGGCGCAACTTCAAAAGAGCCTTCTACCCC AAATATCAGCTTCAGATGTATCCAGGTACTCTGAAAAGTTAAGAACATCGTGCGGTTGTGTGATCAAGACAATGGAACCTAGATCTGCTGCAACAGTTGATGACATGAGAAATGTTGTCTCAAAGGTTAATAGTCTTGGGGAAGAAATGAAGATTGCTCCGTGGGATGAGGAAAAAATTCCAGAAGAAGTTGTCGATGAGAAGCCAACTCCAGG GGATGTTACCCACCAGCTTGAATATCCAGAAGTTGGGGTTACAGAATTGACTTTATCAAATGGAATGCAAGTTTGCTACAAGTCCACAGACTTCTTGGACGACCAG GTTCTTTTTACAGGGTTCGCATATGGAGGACTTTCCGAACTCCCTGAGAGTGATTACATATCATGTTCGATGGGATCAACGATTGCAGGTGAAATTGGTATGTTTGGTTATAAGCCATCAATGCTTATGGATATGCTTGCTGGTAAGAGGGTTGAAGTTAGCGCAAGACTCGGGCCATACATGAGAACGTTTTCTTGTGATTGTTCACCCACAGACCTTGAAACTGCTTTGCAG CTTGTATATCAACTTTTTACTACAAACGTgatgccacaagaagaagaggtTGGAATAGTGATGCAAATGGCAGAAGAAGCAGTCCGTGCTCGAGAGAGAGACCCTTATACTGTCTTCGCCAACAGGGTGAAGGAACTCAACTATGGAAATTCTTATTTCTTTAGG CCTATTCGGATAAATGAACTACGAAAAGTTGACCCGGTGAAGGCCTGCGAATACTTTAACAGTTGCTTTAGGGATCCATCAACTTTTACAGTTGTGATTGTAGGGAACCTTGATCCTAGTATCGCTCTTCCTCTAATTCTTCAGTATTTG GGTGGAATACCTAAGCCTTCTCAACCGATTCTCAACTTCAACCGTGATGATCTCAAGGGCTTACCATTCACTTTCCCTACTAAGATAACAAG AGAATTTGTACGAAGTCCAATGGTCGAGGCCCAGTGTTCAGTCCAGTTGTGCTTTCCAGTGCAGTTAACAAATGGAACAATG ATCGAAGAAATTCACTGTATCGGCTTTTTAGGAAAACTTCTAGAGACCAAGATAATCCAGTTTCTCAGGTTCACGCATGGGCAG ATATATTCCGCAGAGGTCTCAGTGTTTCTTGGCGGGAATAAACCGTCTAGAACAGCGGATTTGCGTGGTGACATCAGTGTAAATTTTTCGTGTGATCCAGAAATCTCATCTAAACTG GTTGATCTAGCTTTGGAAGAAATTGTACGGCTTCAAGAGGAAGGCCCTTCGCAGGAAGACATTTCAGCCATCCTGGAAATAGAACAACGAGCTCATGAAAATGGCCTGCAG GAAAACTATTACTGGTTAGACAGGATTCTACGTGGATACCAGTCAAGGGTCTACGCTGGCGATTTGGGCGCTTCATGCCAg ATTCTAGAAGAAGGGCGTTTGAGAATGAGAGAGTCACTTGCACCACAAACAGCACAAGCCGCATTACAGAGAATCCTCCCTCACCCTTGCAAGAAACAGTACACTGCTGTCATTCTCATGCCTCAGAGATCACGTTTTGGTTTTCTTTCCTCTATATTTGCGTCTAGCCCGGAGACCCGCTACATTCGTGACACCAAG ATTTTGGCAGGCATTGCTGGTCTAGCTGTTCTTGTTTTTAGCATCTGGAGATACTCTCGCAAGTAA